A window of the Halorussus pelagicus genome harbors these coding sequences:
- a CDS encoding CopG family ribbon-helix-helix protein, translating to MTVVSISMPDELLERIDEFADEHGYTGRSEVFREAGRNLLGEFEDKKLEDRDLMGVVTVLFNYESSTVEERMMELRHEYDDLVASNVHNHVGDHYCMELFILEGELEDISTFVGKIRAAQDTLTVDYSVIPVDEVGPFAGGE from the coding sequence CTGGAGCGTATCGACGAGTTCGCCGACGAACACGGCTACACCGGCCGGAGCGAAGTGTTCCGGGAGGCCGGGCGAAATCTACTCGGCGAGTTCGAGGACAAGAAGCTCGAAGACCGCGACCTGATGGGCGTCGTCACGGTGCTGTTCAACTACGAGAGTTCTACCGTCGAGGAGCGAATGATGGAGTTGCGCCACGAGTACGACGACTTGGTCGCCTCGAACGTCCACAACCACGTCGGCGACCACTACTGCATGGAACTGTTCATCCTCGAAGGCGAACTCGAAGACATCTCGACGTTCGTCGGCAAGATTCGGGCCGCACAGGACACCCTCACGGTCGATTACTCCGTGATTCCGGTGGACGAGGTCGGGCCGTTCGCTGGCGGCGAGTGA
- the ctaD gene encoding cytochrome c oxidase subunit I, translated as MGVLLVAVVAYILRIEDWRSYTPLSGGGGGAYREGAAVTHEEKPGGLARWLTTVDHKDIGMLYGLYGLVAFAWGGIAILLMRTELLTPETAVIGANFYNSLLTSHGITMLFLFGTPIIAAFGNYFIPLLIGADDMAFPRVNAIAFWLLPPGALLIWGGFFLAPLGIGVDPAQTSWTMYTPLSVEQTNPGVDLMLLGLHLTGVSATMGAINFIATIFTERGEEVGWERLDIFSWTMLTQSGIILFAFPLLGSALVMLLLDRNFGTTFFAAEGGGPLLWQHLFWFFGHPEVYILVLPPMGLVSLILPRFAGRKLFGFKFVVYSTLAIGVLSFGVWAHHMFSTGIDPRIRGSFMAVSLAIAVPSAVKVFNWITTMWNGKIRLAAPMLFCIGFVQNFIIGGVTGVFLASVPVDLVLHDTYYVVGHFHFIVMGAIAVAGFAGIYYWFPLYTGRMYQQTLAKWHFWLTMIGTNVVFFALLLLGYGGMPRRYATYLPQFQDLHLVAGIGTFVLAFGQLIFVWNIVTSWLEGRRVESGDPWSLEDDGMKTKEWAWFERKRDTAITDGGESDSRDNSESAED; from the coding sequence ATGGGCGTACTGTTAGTCGCCGTCGTCGCGTACATCCTGCGCATCGAGGACTGGCGGTCGTACACGCCGCTTTCGGGTGGCGGCGGCGGAGCGTACCGCGAGGGCGCGGCGGTGACTCACGAGGAGAAGCCCGGCGGACTGGCGCGCTGGCTGACGACCGTTGACCACAAGGACATCGGCATGCTCTACGGTCTCTACGGTCTCGTCGCGTTCGCGTGGGGCGGCATCGCCATCCTACTGATGCGGACCGAACTGCTGACGCCCGAAACCGCCGTCATCGGCGCGAACTTCTACAACTCTCTGCTCACCTCCCACGGAATCACGATGCTGTTTCTCTTCGGGACGCCCATCATCGCGGCGTTCGGCAACTACTTCATCCCGCTGCTCATCGGCGCGGACGACATGGCGTTCCCGCGGGTCAATGCCATCGCGTTTTGGTTGCTCCCGCCCGGCGCGCTCCTCATCTGGGGCGGGTTCTTCCTCGCGCCGTTGGGAATCGGTGTGGACCCCGCACAGACCTCGTGGACGATGTATACGCCTCTCTCGGTCGAGCAGACGAACCCCGGCGTGGACCTGATGCTACTCGGACTCCACCTCACAGGCGTCTCGGCGACGATGGGGGCGATAAACTTCATCGCCACCATCTTCACCGAGCGCGGCGAGGAGGTCGGCTGGGAGCGCCTCGACATCTTCTCGTGGACGATGCTCACTCAGTCGGGCATCATCCTGTTCGCGTTCCCCCTGCTCGGGAGCGCGCTCGTGATGCTCCTGCTGGACCGCAACTTCGGAACCACGTTCTTCGCGGCGGAAGGCGGCGGTCCCCTGCTGTGGCAACACCTGTTCTGGTTCTTCGGTCATCCCGAGGTGTATATCCTCGTCTTGCCGCCGATGGGACTGGTCAGTCTCATCCTGCCCAGATTCGCCGGGCGCAAACTCTTCGGGTTCAAGTTCGTCGTCTACTCGACGCTGGCTATTGGGGTCCTCTCCTTTGGCGTCTGGGCACACCACATGTTCAGCACGGGTATCGACCCCCGGATTCGCGGGAGTTTCATGGCGGTGTCGCTGGCAATCGCGGTGCCGAGCGCGGTCAAGGTGTTCAACTGGATTACGACGATGTGGAACGGAAAAATACGTCTGGCAGCGCCGATGCTGTTCTGCATCGGGTTCGTCCAGAACTTCATCATCGGCGGCGTCACCGGCGTCTTCCTCGCCTCCGTCCCGGTGGACCTCGTGTTGCACGACACCTACTACGTCGTCGGACACTTCCACTTCATCGTGATGGGTGCCATCGCGGTCGCCGGATTCGCGGGCATCTACTACTGGTTCCCGCTCTACACCGGCCGGATGTACCAACAGACGCTCGCCAAGTGGCACTTCTGGCTGACGATGATCGGAACGAACGTGGTGTTTTTCGCCCTGCTCCTGCTGGGCTACGGCGGGATGCCCCGGCGCTACGCCACCTACCTTCCGCAGTTTCAGGACCTCCACCTCGTCGCCGGAATCGGGACTTTCGTCCTCGCGTTCGGCCAACTCATCTTCGTCTGGAACATCGTGACCTCGTGGCTGGAGGGCCGCCGCGTCGAGAGCGGCGACCCGTGGAGCCTCGAAGACGACGGCATGAAGACCAAAGAGTGGGCGTGGTTCGAGCGCAAGCGCGACACCGCCATCACCGACGGCGGGGAGTCCGACTCCCGCGACAACTCGGAGTCGGCCGAGGACTGA
- a CDS encoding helix-turn-helix domain-containing protein, translated as MRSFSFTLEYEDGDPVADAFRADSDLYGHSLACSVVPDHYWRVDRLTGPTEALERAEAAYAEAGHAADCFGAGDCGRDLRVKALHRDPSTRILFTGWTRTDDCRSIPHLALDHLGPGVLFATERHGDRYEWHVLMPSNANLGDLSDAIRTETGAGVRFDLRQVTDESAWLSAYSGRPALPYTHYEAMAAAVERGYYETPREITVKELAAELDLPRSTLSYRLRRAEAELAQSFVGEDR; from the coding sequence ATGCGCTCCTTCTCGTTCACGCTGGAGTACGAGGACGGTGACCCGGTCGCCGACGCGTTCCGGGCCGATTCGGACCTCTACGGCCACTCGCTGGCCTGTTCGGTCGTCCCCGACCACTACTGGCGAGTGGACCGTCTCACCGGCCCGACAGAGGCGCTGGAGCGCGCCGAAGCAGCCTACGCCGAGGCGGGTCACGCTGCCGACTGCTTCGGCGCGGGCGACTGTGGCCGAGACCTCCGGGTCAAAGCCCTCCATCGGGACCCCTCGACCCGAATCCTGTTCACGGGGTGGACCCGGACCGACGACTGCCGCTCGATTCCCCACCTCGCGCTCGACCATCTGGGTCCCGGCGTCCTCTTCGCCACCGAGCGCCACGGCGACCGGTACGAGTGGCACGTCCTGATGCCGAGCAACGCCAATCTCGGGGACCTCTCGGACGCGATCCGGACGGAGACGGGCGCGGGCGTTCGGTTCGACCTCCGGCAAGTCACCGACGAATCGGCGTGGCTCTCGGCCTACAGCGGGCGACCCGCGCTCCCCTACACCCATTACGAGGCGATGGCGGCCGCGGTGGAGCGCGGGTACTACGAGACGCCCCGCGAAATCACCGTCAAGGAGCTGGCCGCGGAACTGGACCTACCGCGCTCGACGCTCTCGTACCGCCTCCGGCGCGCGGAGGCGGAACTGGCACAGAGTTTCGTCGGCGAGGATCGATAG
- a CDS encoding glutathione S-transferase family protein encodes MNMLVDGEWRTDAYESTDEEGNFDRQETSFRDWVEADSDAEFPAEAGRYHLYVSLACPWAHRTLVTRTLKGLEDAISVSVVEPYRENDGWEFSPDKEGCTEDHINGFDYLRETYVAADSEFTGRVTVPVLWDKQKETIVNNESEEIMRMLDTAFDEVADRDVTLYPEGDRDEVDETIADIYEPINNGVYRAGFAGTQAAYDEAVTDLFDALGRYDELLADRRYLCGDRLTEADVAMFTTLVRFDAVYHTHFKCNVRQISDYENLWPYLRDLYQTDGVAETVNMSHIKEHYYRSHADLNPKQIVPNGPDVDFTAPHDREALSRGAAEKTDAFAR; translated from the coding sequence ATGAACATGCTCGTGGACGGCGAGTGGCGGACCGACGCCTACGAATCAACCGACGAGGAGGGGAACTTCGACCGGCAGGAAACCAGCTTTCGGGACTGGGTGGAAGCCGACTCCGACGCCGAGTTCCCGGCCGAGGCGGGACGGTACCACCTCTACGTCTCGCTGGCCTGCCCGTGGGCACATCGCACGCTCGTCACGCGCACGCTCAAGGGACTCGAAGACGCCATCTCGGTCTCGGTCGTGGAACCCTACCGCGAGAACGACGGGTGGGAATTCAGCCCTGACAAAGAAGGCTGTACCGAGGACCACATCAACGGCTTCGACTACCTCCGGGAGACCTACGTCGCGGCCGACTCCGAGTTCACGGGGCGCGTCACGGTGCCCGTGCTGTGGGACAAGCAGAAGGAAACCATCGTGAACAACGAGTCCGAGGAGATAATGCGGATGTTGGACACGGCATTCGACGAGGTGGCCGACCGCGACGTGACCCTCTACCCCGAGGGCGACCGCGACGAGGTGGACGAGACCATCGCGGACATCTACGAACCCATCAACAACGGCGTCTATCGCGCCGGGTTCGCCGGGACGCAGGCCGCCTACGACGAGGCCGTCACCGACCTGTTCGACGCGCTCGGCCGCTACGACGAGTTGCTGGCCGACCGGCGATACCTCTGTGGCGACCGCCTCACGGAGGCCGACGTGGCGATGTTCACCACGCTCGTCCGGTTCGATGCGGTGTATCACACCCACTTCAAGTGTAACGTGCGCCAGATTTCCGACTACGAGAACCTCTGGCCGTATCTCCGGGACCTCTACCAGACCGACGGCGTCGCCGAGACGGTGAATATGAGCCACATCAAGGAACACTACTACCGGAGCCACGCCGACCTGAACCCCAAGCAAATCGTGCCGAACGGTCCCGACGTGGACTTTACCGCGCCCCACGACCGCGAGGCGTTGTCGAGAGGAGCGGCCGAGAAGACCGACGCTTTCGCTCGATAA